The following proteins are co-located in the Macadamia integrifolia cultivar HAES 741 chromosome 3, SCU_Mint_v3, whole genome shotgun sequence genome:
- the LOC122074367 gene encoding cysteine-rich receptor-like protein kinase 10 — MTFLLGNDSLEFDLSTIKAATKNFDTTNTLGQGGFGIVYQGILPNGQEIAVKRLSKNSGQGDKEFRNEVQLVANLQHKNLVRLLGFCMREDEKLLIYEFVPNASLDRFLFDPIKRSNLNWEARYKIIAGIARGLVYLHEDSRLKIIHRDLKSSNILLDSDLCPKIADFGMARLVGMDETHLETSRIAGTYGYMAPEYVLNGQFSVKSDVYSYGVLILEIVSGQRNGSNSHQLGYSQDLLRHAWEHWAAGTPMEFVDFTVRERCSKNEALRSIHIGLSCIQDEPALRPSMASVVLTLQTDSLTLPVPSPPAFLANGMGMHTREYFQRRILSTTTASI, encoded by the exons ATGACATTTCTTTTAGGTAATGACTCCCTGGAATTTGACCTTAGCACAATTAAAGCTGCAACAAAAAACTTCGACACTACTAATACTCTTGGTCAAGGTGGATTTGGAATTGTTTACCAG GGAATACTTCCAAACGGGCAAGAAATAGCTGTGAAAAGGCTCTCTAAAAACTCTGGACAAGGTGATAAAGAGTTCAGGAATGAAGTTCAATTAGTAGCAAACCTTCAACACAAAAACCTTGTGAGACTCTTGGGCTTTTGCATGAGAGAAGATGAAAAGTTACTCATCTATGAGTTTGTGCCCAATGCAAGCCTTGATCGCTTCCTATTTG ATCCAATCAAACGTTCAAATTTGAACTGGGAAGCACGTTACAAAATCATAGCTGGAATTGCACGAGGGCTCGTATATCTCCATGAGGATTCTCGACTTAAAATAATACATCGAGATCTAAAATCTAGTAATATCTTATTAGATAGTGATTTATGCCCCAAAATTGCAGACTTTGGTATGGCAAGACTCGTTGGAATGGACGAAACACATTTGGAAACAAGTAGAATTGCTGGAACATA TGGATACATGGCCCCTGAATATGTGCTGAATGGACAGTTTTCAGTAAAGTCAGACGTATATAGTTATGGTGTTCTAATTCTTGAGATTGTAAGTGGTCAAAGGAATGGTAGCAATTCCCATCAATTAGGATATTCTCAAGACCTTCTACGCCAT GCATGGGAGCATTGGGCTGCAGGGACACCAATGGAGTTTGTGGATTTTACTGTGAGAGAACGTTGCTCAAAAAATGAAGCCCTAAGGAGCATCCACATCGGACTTTCATGCATCCAAGATGAGCCAGCTCTTCGACCCTCCATGGCATCAGTTGTCCTTACTCTCCAGACTGACTCTCTAACTCTACCTGTTCCATCTCCACCTGCATTTCTTGCAAATGGGATGGGAATGCACACAagagagtattttcaaagaagaATCCTGTCGACGACAACCGCTTCAATATGA
- the LOC122074366 gene encoding cysteine-rich repeat secretory protein 38-like, with protein sequence MPIPLHVSSSILLLLFSSSLQLVIADSSLTFVYHFYIEERGTYTSNSIFADNLNQVLSNLTSEAQLSGFNKTSIGFITDQVNGLYMCRGDVAADTCQFCIITASMKIQALCPNQKEVVIWYNLCMLRYSDRSFFSTAETYPSAHWYSNQNVSNMVQFDQLVKSSLESLANKTAFDPLTKMYVSNETNSGSFDLYSLLQCTQDLSPSGCYLCLKNAISGIQINGGTGRTWVMEVLPSCILQYSVALFYNTAPPPPPPQPISVVLSPPPLQSPSPVHSPVRALPSPSSTAPATNSTNHAAALFLAVGLLFYCLRRKRKDGLKPNDVSRNAPTKKNASKDEGNVK encoded by the exons ATGCCAATTCCTCTTCATGTATCAAGTTCCATTCTACTgttgttgttttcttcttctctacaaTTAGTTATAGCCGATTCAAGCCTTACCTTCGTATACCACTTCTACATAGAAGAAAGGGGTACTTACACCTCAAACAGCATATTTGCAGACAACCTCAATCAGGTCCTCTCCAATCTAACATCAGAAGCTCAACTCTCTGGCTTCAACAAAACAAGCATAGGCTTCATCACAGACCAAGTAAATGGTCTCTACATGTGCCGAGGCGACGTCGCCGCCGATACTTGCCAGTTTTGCATTATTACAGCATCTATGAAGATCCAAGCCTTATGCCCCAACCAGAAGGAGGTTGTTATATGGTACAATCTATGTATGTTGAGATATTCTGATAGGTCTTTCTTCTCCACTGCAGAAACATATCCATCGGCTCATTGGTATAGTAACCAAAATGTTTCAAATATGGTTCAGTTTGATCAACTTGTGAAAAGTAGCTTGGAAAGCTTAGCTAATAAGACTGCTTTTGATCCTCTCACCAAAATGTATGTGAGTAATGAAACCAACTCTGGGTCTTTTGATTTATACTCTCTTCTACAGTGCACCCAAGATTTATCACCTAGTGGTTGCTACCTGTGCTTGAAAAATGCCATCTCTGGAATTCAAATTAATGGAGGAACAGGCCGAACGTGGGTTATGGAGGTACTGCCTAGCTGTATTCTGCAGTACAGTGTGGCTCTTTTTTATAACACGGCGCCGCCGCCTCCACCTCCTCAGCCCATATCGGTGGTGCTATCTCCCCCACCTCTTCAGTCCCCCTCTCCTGTTCACTCCCCCGTTCGAGCTCTTCCATCTCCTAGTTCCACTGCTCCAGCTACAAATAGCACCAACCATG CTGCCGCGTTGTTTCTTGCGGTGGGGCTGTTATTCTATTGTCTAAGACGGAAGCGAAAAGATGGTTTGAAGCCAAATGATGTTTCAAGGAATGCTCCTACCAAGAAAAATGCTTCAAAGGATGAGGGTAATGTCAAATAA